The segment ACTCCTATCAAAGATTTGGCTATGACCTGATAATGGTATTTAGTGATGTTTTGGTTGAGGCAGAGGCGATGGGCTGCAAGGTTTCAATTGGGGATGATGAGCCACCGGTTCTGGAAGGAGCGGCAGGGGAAAGGGCGCGGGTTTCCGACCCGAAAAGGGATGGCAGAATGCCGGTAGTTCTTGAGGCAGCAAGGCGGCTGGTAAGGCTGGCAGGGGATGAGGTTTTTATACTCGTTTCGCTCAAAGGACCTTTTTCCCTTGCCAGTTTTCTCTGCGGACCGGAGAGGTTTCTGGAATATCTGGTAGAAGAGCCAGAGAGGGCAGAGTTTTTTCTGAGATTGGCGACCGAGAATCAGAAAAGGTATGCAGGGGAGATTGTCAGGATAGGTGGGATACCTTTTATCGGCGACCCGATGGCATCAGGGAGCATCATCAGCCAAAACCATTTCTGCCGTTTTGCCCTCCCGTATTTAAAGGAACTGGTCAGGGAGATTCACCGTTTTGGTGTCTGGACCGGTCTGCACATCTGCGGTGATACGCAAAAGACCATTAAGATGATGAAGGAGACCCAGGCGGAGATTTTGAGTGTTGACGAGATGGATATGGCATTTGTGCGCAGGGAGGTGGGCGCGGACACGGTGATAATGGGCAATGTCTCAACGCAGTTATTGGAGACGGGGAGGGCGGAGGAGGTGCGCAGGGCTGGAGAAGATTGCCTGAAAAAGGGTCTGCCCAAACTCATCCTTGCCAGCGCCTGTGATGTCCCGGTTGATGCACCGGTTGATAATGTCAAGGCGCTGGTGAATGCGGCAAGGGAGTGGAATGGAACTTAAAGAACGGCTGAGAACCAGGTTTTGCAACGGAAGGTGTGAGAAATGTGGAAGGTGTCTGGTGCCGGATATTGGAGGGCAGAGGGATAAGAAGGACCGAGGACAGATGACCGATGACCGAGGAAGAGGTAAGAATGTTTTTTTGGTTGCCGATATTGGCACAACCACAATTGCGCTTAATGGGGTTGATAGAGAAAAAGGGATGGTTGTTCACAGGGCAACAATATTTAATCCCCAAATCAGGTTCGGTGCAGATGTGATTACCCGCATCAGCCAGGAAAGGCGGGTTAGACGGGTTAGGATTACCGATGTCCTGAAGAGGTTTATTCACCTGAACCGGATTGATCCACGAAAGTTTGTGACCGTAGTTGGTAATACGGTGATGATGCACTTTGTCTTTGGCAAAAGCCCTAAGGGTCTTGGTGTTTACCCTTATCTCTCCAAATTGCCTTTGAAAAAGGTGATTACCGCAAGGAGGGATGGGTTGAGTTTGCGTACCCTGCCGCTCTTGGGCTCGTTTTTGGGTAGTGATTGCACCGGTGCCATTCTTGCCGCCGGTGTTCACAAGTCAAGGGGGTTAACACTTTTGATTGATGCGGGCACAAACGGTGAGGTGGTTTTGGGCAATAAGAATCGCATCATTGCCTGTTCAACTGCTGCCGGTCCGGCTTTTGAGGGTGCAACCCTCTCCTGCGGTGCGCTTGCGCTGCCAGGCGCGATAACCTCGTGCCGGTTTTCTCAGGGGAAATGGCACCTGAGCACGATAGGTGGGTTAGAGCCTACAGGAATATGTGGCTCAGGGGTCTTGGATGCGATTGCCGAAGGGCTGAAGGCGGGTTTGATTACGAAATCGGGCAGGCTTAAGAACGGGGAGCGGCTTGTGCTTTATGAACAGGGCTCAAAATCGGTCTATCTGACCCAGTCTGATATCAGGGAGGTGCAGCTTGCCAAGGCGGCAATCGCTGCTGGAATCAAGGTCCTTCTTCAGGAGTGGGAGAGTATAAGACAAGAGACACCAGGGTCTTTGCGGGTTTTTATAACCGGCAGATTTGGACACGGGATAAATCCCCAATCCGCATTCAGAATCGGACTCTTGCCCAAGATGGTAAAATCGCTTTATCAGCATCCAGACCTGGCATTAACAGGGGCAAAGAGAGCCGCTCTGCAACCGGAACTGCTTCTTTCGACACAACAGATTGCCGCTATTACCGAGGAGATACTTTTGTCCACCAATACGGTTTTTCAGGATCTGTTTATCAAATCAATGGAGTTTTCACCTTGGCATTAATTACAAGAGAAGAGGTTGAGGTTTTGCGTGCTGAGCGTATTGAGGAGTTAAAGAGGCTTAAAGGTGAGGGGAAAAAGGTGGTTGGCTATTTTTGCCAGTATGTGCCGGTGGAGTTGATTTTTGCTGCGGGTGCAATTCCGGTGAGGCTGGCGCGGGGCGATTATTTTTCATCGGTGCGGGGCGAGCGTTTTTTGCGTCCTGATGCCTGTCCGTTCTGCAAGTCCTGTCTTGGTAAATTTGAGACCGACCCGCTTTACCGGCTGACCGATGCCCTGGTCTTTGTCAACACCTGCGATATGATGCGCCGTTTACCCGAGGCGGTCAGCGCCAATATAAAAATCCCCATCTTCCAGCTTTATCTTCCCAGAACCGCCGAACCGTTCCCGAATCGGGTTCAAGGGTTTGAGCGCCAAATTATGCTGCTAAAAGCGTGGCTGACAGGTTTAACCGGCGCAGAG is part of the candidate division WOR-3 bacterium genome and harbors:
- a CDS encoding uroporphyrinogen decarboxylase family protein — protein: MRFAKKRVRQVLGPDAERVLPPVVFPIVVANYAARVAGEKLSRAITDAEVLSQVLYHSYQRFGYDLIMVFSDVLVEAEAMGCKVSIGDDEPPVLEGAAGERARVSDPKRDGRMPVVLEAARRLVRLAGDEVFILVSLKGPFSLASFLCGPERFLEYLVEEPERAEFFLRLATENQKRYAGEIVRIGGIPFIGDPMASGSIISQNHFCRFALPYLKELVREIHRFGVWTGLHICGDTQKTIKMMKETQAEILSVDEMDMAFVRREVGADTVIMGNVSTQLLETGRAEEVRRAGEDCLKKGLPKLILASACDVPVDAPVDNVKALVNAAREWNGT
- a CDS encoding ASKHA domain-containing protein, producing MPDIGGQRDKKDRGQMTDDRGRGKNVFLVADIGTTTIALNGVDREKGMVVHRATIFNPQIRFGADVITRISQERRVRRVRITDVLKRFIHLNRIDPRKFVTVVGNTVMMHFVFGKSPKGLGVYPYLSKLPLKKVITARRDGLSLRTLPLLGSFLGSDCTGAILAAGVHKSRGLTLLIDAGTNGEVVLGNKNRIIACSTAAGPAFEGATLSCGALALPGAITSCRFSQGKWHLSTIGGLEPTGICGSGVLDAIAEGLKAGLITKSGRLKNGERLVLYEQGSKSVYLTQSDIREVQLAKAAIAAGIKVLLQEWESIRQETPGSLRVFITGRFGHGINPQSAFRIGLLPKMVKSLYQHPDLALTGAKRAALQPELLLSTQQIAAITEEILLSTNTVFQDLFIKSMEFSPWH